The Falsibacillus pallidus genome has a segment encoding these proteins:
- the fapR gene encoding transcription factor FapR: MKLAKKDRQYQLKIKIKDNPFVTDEELAELFSVSIQTIRLDRMELSIPELRERIKSVAEKTFDDEVKSLPIEEVIGEIIDIQLDQSAISIFDLREEHVFQRNAIARGHHLFAQANSLAVAVINDELALTAKATIQFTRSVKKGERVIAKARVTEVNNPQERTMVEVNSYVGQEIVFKGLFEMYRSNKTIKDEQ, from the coding sequence TTGAAGCTGGCAAAAAAAGATCGACAATATCAATTAAAAATTAAAATAAAAGATAATCCTTTTGTGACGGATGAAGAACTGGCTGAACTTTTTTCTGTAAGCATCCAGACTATACGTCTGGATCGCATGGAATTATCCATTCCTGAATTAAGGGAAAGGATTAAAAGTGTTGCAGAAAAGACCTTTGACGATGAAGTCAAATCCCTCCCTATTGAAGAAGTAATCGGAGAAATTATTGACATTCAATTGGATCAAAGCGCCATTTCTATTTTTGATCTTCGGGAGGAGCATGTTTTCCAGCGAAATGCGATCGCTCGGGGACACCACCTGTTTGCACAGGCCAATTCCCTCGCTGTTGCCGTGATTAATGATGAATTGGCATTGACCGCAAAAGCAACGATTCAATTTACCCGTTCTGTAAAAAAAGGGGAGCGAGTCATAGCAAAAGCAAGAGTGACGGAAGTGAATAATCCTCAAGAACGTACTATGGTTGAAGTAAACAGCTATGTAGGGCAGGAAATAGTATTCAAGGGACTATTTGAAATGTACAGGTCTAATAAAACCATAAAGGATGAGCAATAA